In a single window of the Necator americanus strain Aroian chromosome X, whole genome shotgun sequence genome:
- a CDS encoding hypothetical protein (NECATOR_CHRX.G21980.T1): protein MLTEFDDTCRCIRYQINLKKKMLMREGWFSDAPFTLNGKNVFECTSNTYLHPKINMTNDLTCELGRRRRAAWGACDCIKEIVKRTMNILLRGHLFNTAVVPALIYASEM, encoded by the coding sequence atgctgaccgaattcgacgataCTTGTCGATGCATCCGTTATCAgataaatctgaaaaaaaagatgctcaTGCGAGAAGGATGGTTCTCGGATgctccattcacgctcaacggaaagAACGTATTCGAATGCACCAGTAACACCTATCTGCATCCGAAAATAAACATGACGAACGACTTGACTtgcgagctgggcagaaggagaCGAGCCGCGTGGGGAGCGTGTGACTGCATAAAGGAAATAGTGAAAAGGACTATGAACATCCTCCTCCGTggtcacctcttcaacaccgcCGTAGTTCCTGCTTTGAtctatgcttcagaaatgtAG
- a CDS encoding hypothetical protein (NECATOR_CHRX.G21982.T1) translates to MGWQLAIMQISGTKMKDSVTNNIDEEYTRLDEHLHDCTRKAESFKIANGICRETIKEDLREERAEVLAEAAEATKSIRYARQNFANGKETHMTPATICLLSGIYKLFTRVVPEKLLDERQPYEQAGVQKRFSAIDYIHTVSKLIEVSVEYKMAHCLTFIALKKGLS, encoded by the exons ATGGGATGGCAATTGGCAATCATGCAAATTTCCGGCACTAAAATGA AAGATTCCGTAACGAACAACATTGACGAGGAATACACTCGGCTCgatgaacaccttcacgactgcacgaggaaggctgagagtttcaAAATTGCAAATGGGATTTGCAGAGAaacgataaaagaagaccttagAGAggaaagagcagaagtgttggctgaagctgcagaggcgacAAAAAGCATTCGCTACGCTCGTCAAAACTTTGCCAATG GAAAGGAGACCCACATGACACCGGCAACCATCTGCTTACTATCCGgtatctacaagctctttacaagagtggtTCCTGAAAAGTTGTTAGATGAAAGGCAGCCATACGAACAAGCAGGGGTTCAAAAACGATTTAGCGCGATTGACTACATTCACACTGTGTCAAAACTCATCGAAGTATCGGTAGAGTACAAGATGGCGcactgtctcaccttcatcgccTTGAAGAAGGGACTTAGTTGA
- a CDS encoding hypothetical protein (NECATOR_CHRX.G21983.T1) has product MTPTDICDSLWSLQRKEDEPPQRDHHEAEQPIQGIADDIMVMSVLCCRVLCVFSVLEEVKKPLPSSSTQQIFYQADSTTQCPRQFANSTPRFSEASFEFRKHITSTLETAPLVTSRACPQPSDTPTKVDDMIINDRQHVLSSSTMISYIRHIAGITCEQIMLVNSSCIDDIRNGLPEYFSTASEEELLEFTEGQKINHESLFTQLTKLEDLNKESINLMNGNQWII; this is encoded by the exons ATGACTCCTACTGACATTTGCGATTCATTGTGGTCATTGCAACGTAAAGAGGACGAACCGCCTCAACGCGACCATCACGAAGCGGAACAGCCGATCCAGGGGATAGCTGATGACATCATGGTGATGAGTGTTCTCTGCTGTCGAGTTCTTTGTGTGTTCTCTGTGTTGGAAGAGGTGAAGAAACCTCTACCGTCTTC GTCGACTCAACAAATCTTCTATCAAGCAGACTCCACTACACAGTGTCCACGACAGTTTGCCAACTCAACCCCGCGCTTCTCGGAAGCGTCATTCGAATTCCGAAAGCACATAACGTCGACACTGGAGACCGCGCCACTGGTCACTTCTCGAGCCTGTCCCCAGCCGTCTGACACCCCTACTAAGGTCGATGACATGATCATCAACGATCGACAACACGTCCTCTCCTCATCCACAATGATTTCGTATATACGTCACATAGCCGGAATCACATGTGAACAGATAATGCTGGTAAACTCTTCATGCATAGATGATATCCGCAATGGTTTACCGGAATACTTCTCTACAGCATCAGAGGAGGAATTATTGGAGTTTACGGAAGGCCAAAAAATTAATCACGAGTCGTTGTTTACTCAACTGACCAAACTCGAAGATTTGAACAAAGAATCGATAAATCTCATGAATGGAAACCAGTGGATAATCTAG